A single genomic interval of Persephonella atlantica harbors:
- a CDS encoding OmpH family outer membrane protein — MLRIFYSLTALLFAISFSFASEKIVFIDIQKIVTSSKAGISAQAELEAQAKRFKEEIEKKQKAGESPSQIQAFAEEKQRELMEKRQKVAQKFMKTLQKAITEYSKSKGYKLVLDKNSLLYGKPELDVTDDFLKFFDEKYSTVK, encoded by the coding sequence ATGCTGAGAATCTTTTATTCTTTAACTGCTTTACTATTTGCGATTTCATTTTCTTTTGCTTCTGAAAAGATAGTGTTTATTGACATTCAGAAGATTGTCACCTCTTCAAAGGCGGGAATTTCTGCTCAGGCTGAGCTTGAAGCACAGGCAAAAAGGTTTAAAGAGGAGATAGAAAAAAAACAGAAGGCTGGAGAGTCCCCATCCCAGATACAGGCTTTTGCAGAGGAAAAACAGAGGGAACTGATGGAAAAAAGACAGAAGGTGGCACAAAAGTTCATGAAAACCCTTCAGAAGGCAATTACAGAATACTCAAAATCAAAGGGATACAAATTAGTTTTAGACAAAAACAGTCTGCTGTATGGTAAGCCTGAGCTTGATGTTACAGATGATTTTCTGAAATTTTTTGACGAGAAATACAGCACTGTTAAGTGA